The Mesotoga sp. BH458_6_3_2_1 genome has a window encoding:
- a CDS encoding CaiB/BaiF CoA-transferase family protein, which translates to MSKPLEGLFVLDLTRVLAGPFCTMLLCDMGATVVKVERPDGGDDSRSFSPFVGEESAYFMSINRGKKSITLNLKTAEGKNLLERLIERADVLVENFRPGVFEKLGFPDERLREINPRLIYTCSSGFGHSGPMSRRTAYDLIIQGLSGMMSITGPDEENPTKVGSSIADIFCGTFACIGILAALQSRNVSGRGQMVDVAMLDSMVAVLENAIARYAATGEVPVPIGNRHPSIAPFASFETLDGKINIAVGNDGIWNKFCKAIGRSDICDDPRFASNPARVKNISELMEIISEQLKKKGSEEWLSDFEKLDIPSGKINNVADLFEDGQIKAREMIVEVSHRSGTVKMPGVPIKFSETPASISGPAPLLGEHNSEIYIGMLGISVQEMDALRENGVI; encoded by the coding sequence TTGTCAAAGCCCCTTGAAGGTCTCTTTGTTCTAGATCTTACGCGGGTACTTGCCGGACCTTTCTGCACAATGCTTCTCTGTGACATGGGTGCTACCGTCGTGAAGGTGGAACGACCTGACGGCGGAGATGATTCAAGATCGTTCAGCCCTTTTGTCGGGGAGGAAAGTGCTTATTTCATGAGCATAAACAGAGGAAAGAAGAGTATCACTCTCAATTTGAAGACAGCCGAAGGAAAGAATCTCCTCGAAAGACTGATCGAGAGAGCGGATGTGTTGGTAGAGAACTTCAGGCCGGGTGTCTTCGAGAAACTTGGCTTTCCTGACGAAAGACTGCGTGAGATTAATCCCAGACTAATTTACACATGTTCATCCGGTTTTGGACACTCCGGTCCCATGAGCAGAAGAACTGCTTATGATCTGATTATTCAAGGACTTAGCGGAATGATGAGTATCACAGGTCCTGACGAAGAAAATCCGACAAAGGTCGGAAGTTCAATCGCAGATATTTTCTGCGGAACATTCGCATGTATCGGGATCCTCGCCGCACTACAGAGCCGTAATGTCAGTGGAAGAGGGCAAATGGTAGATGTTGCAATGCTTGACAGTATGGTCGCTGTCTTAGAAAACGCCATCGCTAGATATGCGGCAACCGGGGAGGTCCCCGTCCCAATTGGAAACAGGCACCCATCGATTGCGCCGTTCGCCTCTTTTGAAACTCTTGACGGCAAAATCAATATCGCCGTAGGGAATGATGGCATCTGGAACAAGTTCTGCAAAGCAATTGGCAGGTCGGACATTTGTGATGACCCAAGATTCGCGAGTAATCCCGCTAGAGTAAAGAATATTTCCGAGTTGATGGAAATAATCAGTGAACAGCTCAAGAAGAAAGGATCTGAGGAATGGCTGAGCGACTTTGAGAAACTGGATATTCCTTCCGGAAAGATAAACAACGTTGCCGACCTATTTGAAGACGGGCAGATAAAAGCAAGAGAAATGATCGTTGAGGTTTCCCACAGAAGCGGAACAGTCAAAATGCCGGGTGTTCCAATAAAGTTCTCGGAAACCCCCGCTTCTATTTCCGGTCCGGCACCTCTACTTGGAGAGCACAATAGCGAGATCTATATTGGAATGCTTGGAATT